A stretch of the Solanum dulcamara chromosome 6, daSolDulc1.2, whole genome shotgun sequence genome encodes the following:
- the LOC129891234 gene encoding ATP-dependent zinc metalloprotease FTSH 2, chloroplastic has product MATSSVCIAGNDLSTHRTQKVFKKEIYGRKILYSSNLPSSRKTSRVVVKASLQQRPHEGRRGFLKLLLGNVGLGVPALLGNGKAYADEQGVSNSRMSYSRFLEYLDKGRVQKVDLFENGTIAIVEAVSPELGNRVQRVRVQLPGLSQELLQKFREKNIDFAAHNAQEDSGSLIFNLIGNLAFPLILIGGLFLLSRRSNGGMGGPGGPGNPLAFGQSKAKFQMEPNTGVTFDDVAGVDEAKQDFMEVVEFLKKPERFTAVGARIPKGVLLVGPPGTGKTLLAKAIAGEAGVPFFSISGSEFVEMFVGVGASRVRDLFKKAKENAPCIVFVDEIDAVGRQRGTGIGGGNDEREQTLNQLLTEMDGFEGNTGIIVVAATNRADILDSALLRPGRFDRQVSVDVPDIKGRTEILKVHAGNKKFDSDVSLEVIAMRTPGFSGADLANLLNEAAILAGRRGKTAIASKEIDDSIDRIVAGMEGTVMTDGKSKSLVAYHEVGHAICGTLTPGHDAVQKVTLIPRGQAKGLTWFIPADDPTLISKQQLFARIVGGLGGRAAEEVIFGEPEVTTGAAGDLQQITGLAKQMVVTFGMSELGPWSLMDSSAQSGDVIMRMMARNSMSEKLAEDIDAAVKRLSDSAYEIALSQIRSNREAIDKIVEVLLEKETMTGDEFRAILSEFVEIPAENRVSPAVRTPAAV; this is encoded by the exons ATGGCTACTTCATCAGTATGCATAGCAGGAAATGATTTGTCTACCCATAGAACACAGAAAGTTTTTAAGAAGGAAATCTATGGCAGAAAAATTTTATACTCCTCAAATCTTCCATCATCTAGGAAAACATCAAGAGTAGTTGTAAAAGCATCCCTTCAGCAAAGGCCACATGAAGGAAGAAGAGGCTTTCTCAAATTATTACTTGGAAATGTTGGGCTTGGAGTGCCTGCTTTGTTAGGTAATGGGAAAGCCTATGCTGATGAGCAAGGTGTTTCTAACTCAAGGATGTCTTATTCTAGATTTTTGGAATATCTGGACAAGGGTAGGGTGCAAAAAGTAGATTTGTTTGAAAACGGAACCATAGCTATTGTAGAAGCTGTATCTCCAGAATTAGGAAACCGGGTGCAAAGAGTTAGAGTACAACTACCTGGGCTCAGCCAGGAACTCCTTCAAAAGTTCCGGGAAAAGAACATTGATTTTGCTGCTCACAATGCTCAAGAGGACTCAGGTTCTCTCATATTCAACTTAATTGGAAATCTGGCTTTCCCGCTTATTTTGATTGGTGGTCTTTTCCTGCTATCAAGGCGGTCTAACGGAGGAATGGGAGGTCCTGGTGGGCCTGGTAACCCACTAGCATTTGGTCAATCAAAGGCTAAGTTCCAAATGGAGCCAAACACTGGTGTGACATTTGATGATGTTGCTGGTGTAGATGAAGCAAAACAAGATTTTATGGAGGTCGtagaatttttgaagaaacctgaGAGATTTACTGCAGTGGGGGCTCGTATTCCAAAAGGTGTTCTTCTTGTTGGTCCTCCTGGTACTGGGAAAACCTTGCTAGCAAAGGCAATTGCTGGTGAAGCGGGTGTTCCATTTTTCTCAATTTCAGGTTCAGAATTCGTTGAGATGTTTGTTGGTGTTGGAGCCTCTCGAGTCCGTGATCTTTTCAAGAAGGCCAAGGAAAATGCTCCCTGCATTGTATTTGTTGATGAAATCGATGCTGTTGGGAGGCAAAGAGGGACTGGAATTGGAGGAGGAAATGATGAAAGGGAACAGACCCTGAACCAATTATTGACTGAAATGGATGGTTTCGAAGGAAATACTGGTATAATAGTTGTTGCGGCAACCAATCGTGCAGATATTCTTGACTCTGCTTTGCTGAGGCCAGGACGATTTGATAGACAG GTATCCGTGGATGTTCCAGACATCAAGGGAAGAACAGAGATCTTAAAGGTTCATGCCGGCAACAAGAAGTTTGATTCAGATGTGTCTCTTGAAGTTATAGCCATGAGGACACCCGGTTTCAGTGGTGCAGATCTTGCTAACCTCTTAAATGAAGCAGCCATTCTTGCAGGTCGACGTGGTAAGACAGCAATCGCATCCAAAGAGATTGATGATTCAATTGATAGGATAGTGGCTGGAATGGAAGGAACAGTGATGACTGATGGCAAGAGCAAGAGTCTGGTGGCATACCACGAAGTTGGACATGCCATCTGTGG AACTCTCACTCCAGGGCATGATGCTGTTCAAAAGGTCACTCTAATCCCACGTGGTCAGGCAAAAGGTTTGACCTGGTTCATTCCTGCAGATGACCCAACCTTAATATCCAAGCAGCAACTCTTTGCTAGAATTGTGGGTGGACTTGGTGGAAGAGCTGCAGAAGAAGTGATCTTTGGTGAACCTGAAGTGACCACTGGTGCTGCTGGTGATTTGCAGCAGATCACTGGTTTGGCAAAACAG ATGGTTGTCACTTTTGGGATGTCTGAACTTGGCCCATGGTCGCTCATGGACTCTTCAGCCCAAAGTGGTGATGTAATCATGAGAATGATGGCCAGGAACTCTATGTCAGAAAAGCTAGCTGAAGACATTGATGCTGCTGTGAAGAGGCTTTCTGACAGTGCATATGAGATTGCATTGAGCCAAATTCGCAGCAACCGTGAAGCAATTGATAAGATTGTGGAAGTCCTCCTTGAAAAGGAGACGATGACCGGAGATGAATTCCGTGCTATTCTCTCTGAATTTGTGGAAATTCCTGCTGAAAACCGTGTCTCTCCTGCTGTACGTACCCCAGCAGCTGTATAA
- the LOC129891235 gene encoding pentatricopeptide repeat-containing protein At2g41080 — protein MGRSCLRPLRFLPHLSANSRQFSAAATEFSILCSQGYVKEAFNKFSSLIWDNPSHFSYLLQACIQENSFSLTKQLHSLIITSGCFRDKFVSNHLLNTYSKLGQLDTAVSLFDKLPKRNVMSFNILIGGYVQIGDLDSASKVFDEMGERNLASWNAMITGLTQFEFNERALSLFSQMYGLGYLPDAFTLGSVLRGCAGLKDLEKGKQVHGCLLKLGLGSHFVVASSLAHMYMRSGSLREGEIVIMWMPDQTVAAWNTLIAGRAQNGCFEGALELYNLMKLAGFRPDKITFASVISSCSELATIGQGQQIHSDVIKTGAISVVAVISSLISMYSKCGCLDEAEKIFKEREEADIVLWSAMLSAYGFHGRGKNAVELFHRLEQEGLAPNHVTLLSLLYACSHSGMKDEGLEFFDLMVEKYNVEPQLVHYTCVVDLLGRAGRLQEAEALIRSMPVKPDGIIWKTLLSACKIHKNADMARSIAEEVLRNDPQDSASYVLLANVQASAKRWKYVSEVRKSMKDRGVKKEPGISWLELKNQVHHFIMGDKSHPQSDEVDVYLKELIAELKLEGYVPDTGSVLHDMELEEKEYNLIHHSEKLAIAFALMNTPEGFPIRIMKNLRICGDCHMAIKYISKMKNREIIVRDSSRFHHFKDGCCSCGDYW, from the coding sequence ATGGGACGGTCTTGTTTGAGACCTCTGAGATTTCTTCCCCACCTGTCAGCAAACTCTCGGCAGTTCTCGGCAGCCGCCACTGAATTTTCAATCCTATGTTCTCAAGGTTACGTAAAAGAAGCTTTCAACAAATTCTCTTCACTAATATGGGACAACCCATCTCATTTCTCTTACCTTTTACAAGCATgcatccaagaaaattcttttTCCCTCACCAAACAGCTTCATTCTCTCATAATAACATCTGGGTGTTTCAGAGACAAATTTGTTTCCAACCACCTGCTCAATACTTACTCGAAATTGGGTCAGCTAGATACTGCAGTTTCACTGTTTGATAAATTGCCTAAAAGAAATGTCATGTCTTTTAACATTTTGATTGGTGGGTATGTCCAAATTGGCGATTTGGATAGTGCCTCTAAGGTGTTTGACGAAATGGGTGAGAGAAATTTGGCTTCTTGGAATGCGATGATTACTGGGTTGACTCAGTTTGAGTTCAATGAGAGGGCGTTGAGTTTGTTTTCGCAAATGTATGGGTTGGGTTACTTGCCTGATGCATTTACTCTTGGAAGTGTTTTAAGAGGCTGTGCTGGCTTGAAGGATTTGGAAAAGGGCAAACAGGTTCATGGTTGTTTATTGAAATTGGGCTTAGGGAGTCATTTTGTCGTTGCGAGTTCGTTGGCACACATGTATATGAGGTCTGGTAGCTTAAGAGAAGGAGAGATTGTGATCATGTGGATGCCAGATCAAACTGTGGCGGCTTGGAATACTCTTATCGCTGGTAGGGCTCAGAATGGGTGTTTTGAGGGTGCATTGGAGCTGTATAATTTGATGAAATTGGCTGGGTTTAGACCAGATAAGATAACATTTGCTAGCGTCATCAGCTCGTGTTCAGAGCTGGCTACAATAGGACAGGGGCAGCAAATTCATTCTGACGTCATAAAAACTGGTGCGATTTCTGTGGTTGCAGTTATTAGTTCCTTGATTAGCATGTATTCAAAATGTGGGTGTTTAGATGAAGCTGAAAAGATTTTCAAGGAAAGGGAGGAAGCTGATATTGTTTTGTGGAGTGCTATGCTTTCTGCGTATGGGTTTCATGGGAGGGGAAAGAATGCTGTTGAGTTGTTTCATCGTCTAGAGCAGGAAGGACTAGCACCTAACCATGTAACTCTCTTGAGTTTGCTCTATGCCTGTAGTCATAGTGGGATGAAGGATGAAGGGCTTGAATTTTTTGACTTGATGGTGGAAAAGTACAATGTGGAGCCTCAACTGGTGCACTATACATGTGTGGTTGACCTCCTAGGGAGAGCAGGCCGTTTGCAGGAGGCTGAAGCTCTTATTAGATCTATGCCTGTGAAGCCAGACGGTATCATATGGAAGACGTTGCTATCAGCCTGCAAAATACACAAAAATGCAGATATGGCTAGAAGTATAGCTGAAGAAGTTTTGAGGAATGATCCTCAGGATTCAGCGTCATATGTGCTCCTTGCCAATGTTCAAGCATCTGCTAAAAGATGGAAGTATGTTTCTGAAGTGAGGAAATCAATGAAGGATAGGGGAGTAAAAAAAGAACCAGGAATAAGCTGGCTGGAGTTGAAGAACCAGGTTCACCACTTTATTATGGGTGATAAATCTCATCCACAATCGGACGAGGTTGATGTATACTTAAAGGAATTGATTGCAGAACTGAAGTTAGAGGGCTATGTTCCTGATACAGGATCTGTTTTGCATGATATGGAACTagaggaaaaagagtacaacttGATCCATCACAGTGAAAAACTAGCCATTGCTTTTGCGCTGATGAACACCCCGGAGGGTTTTCCAATTAGGATAATGAAGAATCTACGAATTTGTGGTGATTGTCACATGGCTATTAAGTACATATCCAAGATGAAAAACCGAGAAATTATTGTACGCGATTCCAGTAGGTTTCATCACTTCAAAGATGGCTGTTGTTCTTGTGGAGATTATTGGTGA
- the LOC129891233 gene encoding probable alpha,alpha-trehalose-phosphate synthase [UDP-forming] 7, translating into MMSRSYTNLLDLASGNFPVMGRERDRRRMSRVMTVPGSICELDDDQAVSVSSDNQSSLAGDRMIVVANQLPLKAKRRPDNKGWSFSWNEDSLLLRLKDGLPEDMEVLFVGSLSVDVDPIEQDDVSSYLLDKFRCVPTFLPPNILEKYYEGFCKRHLWPLFHYMLPFSPDHGGRFDRSMWEAYVSANKMFSQKVVEVLNPEDDFVWIHDYHLMVLPTFLRRRFNRLRIGFFLHSPFPSSEIYRTLPVREEILKALLCSDLVGFHTFDYARHFLSCCSRMLGLEYQSKRGYIGLEYYGRTVGIKIMPVGIHMGHIESMKKIADKELKFKELKQQFEGKTVLLGVDDLDIFKGINLKLLAMEHMLKQHPKWQGQAVLVQIANPMRGKGIDLDEIQAEIQESCKRINKQFGKPGYEPIVYIDRPVSSSERMAYYSVAECVVVTAVRDGMNLTPYEYIVCRQGVSGAETDSGVGEPDKSMLVVSEFIGCSPSLSGAIRINPWNVEATAEAMNEAVSMAEQEKQLRHEKHYRYVSTHDVAYWSRSFLQDMERTCADHFRKRCYGIGLGFGFRVVSLDPNFRKLSIDDIVNAYIKSKSRAIFLDYDGTVMPQNSIIKSPSANVISILNRISGDPNNTVFIVSGRGRESLTKWFSPCRKLGLAAEHGYFLRWEQEQKWEVCSQTSDFGWMQLAEPVMQSYTDATDGSCIERKESAIVWQYRDADSGFGFSQAKEMLDHLESVLANEPVAVKSGQHIVEVKPQGVTKGLVAEKVFTSLVEKGKQADFVLCIGDDRSDEDMFEIIGDALSRNIISYDTKVFACTVGQKPSKAKYYLDDTSEVVLMLDSLADATDTPATSDDEPEDSD; encoded by the exons ATGATGTCCAGATCGTATACCAATCTTTTGGATTTGGCATCTGGGAATTTTCCAGTAATGGGAAGAGAGAGGGATAGGCGACGGATGTCGCGGGTAATGACAGTGCCTGGGAGTATATGTGAACTGGATGATGATCAGGCTGTTAGTGTTTCTTCTGATAATCAATCTTCACTTGCTGGTGATCGGATGATTGTTGTGGCGAATCAGTTGCCATTGAAAGCGAAGAGGAGACCGGACAATAAAGGCTGGAGCTTTAGTTGGAATGAGGATTCACTGCTTTTGAGACTTAAGGATGGTTTACCTGAAGATATGGAAGTATTGTTTGTTGGGTCTTTATCTGTTGATGTTGATCCAATTGAACAGGATGATGTTTCTAGCTATCTGTTAGATAAATTCAGATGTGTGCCGACGTTTCTTCCACCTAATATTCTGGAAAAATACTATGAGGGATTCTGCAAGAGGCATTTGTGGCCACTTTTTCACTACATGTTGCCATTTTCACCTGACCACGGAGGCCGTTTTGATCGTTCTATGTGGGAAGCATATGTTTCTGCCAACAAGATGTTTTCACAGAAAGTGGTTGAGGTGCTTAATCCTGAAGATGATTTTGTTTGGATTCATGATTATCATTTGATGGTGTTGCCCACCTTCTTGAGAAGGCGGTTCAATCGATTGAGGATTGGTTTTTTCCTTCACAGTCCATTTCCTTCATCCGAGATTTACAGGACACTTCCTGTTAGAGAGGAAATACTTAAGGCTCTGCTATGTTCTGACCTTGTTGGATTCCACACTTTCGACTATGCTCGACATTTCCTTTCGTGTTGCAGCCGAATGTTGGGTTTAGAGTACCAGTCTAAAAGAGGTTATATAGGATTGGAATACTATGGAAGGACAGTAGGCATCAAGATTATGCCCGTAGGGATACATATGGGTCACATTGAGTCTATGAAGAAAATTGCAGATAAAGAGCTGAAGTTTAAAGAGCTCAAACAACAATTTGAAGGAAAAACTGTTCTGCTTGGAGTTGATGACTTGGATATTTTCAAAGGTATCAACCTAAAGCTTCTAGCGATGGAGCACATGCTCAAACAGCATCCCAAGTGGCAAGGGCAGGCTGTGCTTGTTCAGATTGCCAATCCTATGAGGGGTAAAGGAATAGATTTAGATGAAATACAGGCTGAGATACAGGAAAGCTGCAAGAGAATTAATAAGCAATTTGGCAAGCCTGGATATGAACCTATAGTTTATATTGATAGACCTGTGTCAAGCAGTGAACGCATGGCTTATTATAGTGTTGCTGAATGTGTTGTTGTCACAGCTGTTAGAGATGGGATGAACCTGACTCCATATGAATACATTGTTTGTCGACAGGGTGTATCGGGTGCAGAAACAGATTCAGGTGTAGGCGAACCCGACAAGAGCATGCTAGTTGTGTCAGAATTCATAGGGTGTTCACCTTCCTTAAGTGGGGCAATCCGTATCAACCCATGGAATGTTGAAGCAACTGCCGAGGCAATGAATGAGGCTGTATCAATGGCTGAACAAGAGAAACAGCTGCGACATGAGAAACATTACCGTTACGTCAGCACCCACGATGTTGCTTATTGGTCAAGAAGTTTCTTGCAAGATATGGAGAGAACTTGTGCTGATCACTTCAGAAAAAGATGCTATGGCATTGGTTTGGGCTTTGGGTTTAGAGTTGTTTCCCTAGATCCCAACTTCAGGAAGTTGTCAATTGATGATATTGTGAATGCTTATATTAAATCTAAGAGCAGGGCCATATTCCTGGACTATGACGGAACTGTGATGCCGCAGAATTCTATCATTAAGTCCCCAAGTGCTAATGTTATCTCCATCCTGAATAGAATTTCTGGTGATCCAAACAACACAGTCTTCATTGTTAGTGGAAGAGGGAGGGAAAGCCTAACCAAGTGGTTTTCTCCTTGTAGAAAGCTAGGACTTGCAGCAGAACATGGTTACTTTTTGAG ATGGGAACAAGAACAGAAATGGGAAGTATGCAGTCAGACCTCCGATTTTGGTTGGATGCAACTTGCTGAACCTGTGATGCAATCCTATACAGACGCTACAGATGGTTCTTGCatagaaagaaaggaaagtgctATAGTGTGGCAGTATCGTGATGCGGATTCTGGATTTGGGTTTTCTCAGGCAAAGGAGATGCTTGATCATCTGGAGAGTGTTTTGGCGAATGAACCTGTTGCCGTTAAAAGCGGTCAGCACATTGTGGAAGTGAAGCCTCAG GGGGTCACCAAAGGTTTAGTTGCAGAAAAAGTCTTTACATCTTTAGTGGAGAAAGGAAAACAGGCGGATTTTGTGCTTTGCATTGGTGATGATAGATCAGATGAAGATATGTTTGAAATCATTGGCGATGCTTTGTCCagaaatattatttcatatgatACAAAGGTATTTGCTTGCACAGTTGGACAAAAACCTAGCAAAGCGAAGTATTACTTGGATGACACATCTGAGGTGGTGCTTATGCTAGACTCCCTTGCTGATGCCACTGATACTCCAGCGACTTCCGATGATGAACCTGAGGACTCCGACTGA
- the LOC129891236 gene encoding probable alpha,alpha-trehalose-phosphate synthase [UDP-forming] 7: protein MMSRSYTNLLDLASGNFPVMGRERDRRRMSRVMTVPGSICELDDDQAVSVSSDNQSSLAGDRMIVVANQLPLKAKRRPDNKGWSFSWNEDSLLLRLKDGLPEDMEVLFVGSLSVDVDPIEQDDVSSYLLDKFRCVPTFLPPNILEKYYEGFCKRHLWPLFHYMLPFSPDHGGRFDRSMWEAYVSANKMFSQKVVEVLNPEDDFVWIHDYHLMVLPTFLRRRFNRLRIGFFLHSPFPSSEIYRTLPVREEILKALLCSDLVGFHTFDYARHFLSCCSRMLGLEYLSKRGYIGLEYYGRTVGIKIMPVGIHMGHIESMKKIADKELKFKELKQQFEGKTVLLGVDDLDIFKGINLKLLAMEHMLKLHPKWQGQAVLVQIANPMRGKGIDLDEIQAEIQESCKRINKQFGKPGYEPIVYIDRPVSSSERMAYYSVAECVIVTAVRDGMNLTPYEYIVCRQGVSGAETDSGVGGPDKSMLVVSEFIGCSPSLSGAIRINPWNVEATAEAMNEAVSMAEQEKQLRHEKHYRYVSTHDVAYWSRSFLQDMERTCADHFRKRCYGIGLGFGFRVVSLDPNFRKLSIDDIVNAYIKSKSRAIFLDYDGTVMPQNSIIKSPSANVISILNKLSGDPNNTVFIVSGRGRESLTKWFSPCRKLGLAAEHGYFLRWEREQKWEVCSQTSDFGWMQLAEPVMQSYTDSTDGSCIERKESAIVWQYRDADSGFGFSQAKEMLDHLESVLANEPVAVKSGQHIVEVKPQGVTKGLVAEKVFTSLAEKGKQADFVLCIGDDRSDEDMFEIIGDAFSRNIISYDTKVFACTVGQKPSKAKYYLDDTSEVVLMLDSLADATDTPVTSDDEPENSD from the exons ATGATGTCCAGATCGTATACCAATCTTTTGGATTTGGCATCTGGGAATTTTCCAGTAATGGGAAGAGAGAGGGATAGGCGACGGATGTCGCGGGTAATGACAGTGCCTGGGAGTATATGTGAACTGGATGATGACCAGGCTGTTAGTGTTTCTTCTGATAATCAATCTTCACTAGCTGGTGATCGGATGATTGTTGTGGCGAATCAGTTGCCATTGAAAGCGAAGAGGAGACCGGACAATAAAGGCTGGAGCTTTAGTTGGAATGAGGATTCACTGCTTTTGAGACTTAAGGATGGTTTACCTGAAGATATGGAAGTATTGTTTGTTGGGTCTTTATCTGTTGATGTTGATCCAATTGAACAGGATGATGTTTCTAGTTATCTGTTAGATAAATTCAGATGTGTGCCGACGTTTCTTCCACCTAATATTCTGGAAAAATACTATGAGGGATTCTGCAAGAGGCATTTGTGGCCACTTTTTCACTACATGTTGCCATTTTCACCTGACCACGGAGGCCGTTTTGATCGTTCTATGTGGGAAGCATATGTTTCTGCCAACAAGATGTTTTCACAGAAAGTGGTTGAGGTGCTTAATCCTGAGGATGATTTTGTTTGGATTCATGATTATCATTTGATGGTGTTGCCCACCTTCTTGAGAAGGCGGTTCAATCGATTGAGGATTGGTTTTTTCCTTCACAGTCCATTTCCTTCATCCGAGATTTACAGGACACTTCCTGTTAGAGAGGAAATACTTAAGGCTCTGCTATGTTCTGACCTTGTTGGATTCCACACTTTCGACTATGCTCGACATTTCCTTTCATGTTGCAGTCGAATGTTGGGTTTAGAGTACCTGTCTAAAAGAGGTTATATAGGATTGGAATACTATGGAAGGACAGTAGGCATCAAGATTATGCCCGTAGGGATACATATGGGTCACATTGAGTCTATGAAGAAAATTGCAGATAAAGAGCTGAAGTTTAAAGAGCTCAAACAACAATTTGAAGGAAAAACTGTTCTTCTTGGAGTTGATGACTTGGATATTTTCAAAGGTATCAACCTAAAGCTTCTAGCGATGGAGCACATGCTCAAACTGCATCCCAAGTGGCAAGGGCAGGCTGTGCTTGTTCAGATTGCCAATCCTATGAGGGGTAAAGGAATAGATTTAGATGAAATACAGGCTGAGATACAGGAAAGCTGCAAGAGAATTAATAAGCAATTTGGCAAGCCTGGATATGAACCTATAGTTTATATTGATAGACCTGTGTCAAGCAGTGAACGCATGGCTTATTATAGTGTTGCTGAATGTGTTATTGTCACAGCTGTTAGAGATGGGATGAACCTAACTCCATATGAATACATCGTTTGTCGACAGGGTGTATCGGGTGCAGAAACAGATTCAGGTGTAGGTGGACCCGACAAGAGCATGCTAGTTGTGTCAGAATTCATAGGGTGTTCACCTTCCTTAAGTGGGGCAATCCGTATTAACCCATGGAATGTTGAAGCAACTGCCGAGGCAATGAATGAGGCTGTATCAATGGCTGAACAAGAGAAACAGCTACGACATGAGAAGCATTACCGTTACGTCAGCACCCATGATGTTGCTTATTGGTCGAGAAGTTTCTTGCAAGATATGGAGAGAACTTGTGCTGATCACTTTAGGAAAAGATGCTATGGCATTGGTTTAGGCTTTGGGTTTAGAGTTGTTTCCCTAGATCCCAACTTCAGGAAGCTGTCAATTGATGATATTGTGAACGCTTATATTAAGTCTAAGAGCAGGGCCATATTCCTGGACTATGATGGAACTGTGATGCCGCAGAATTCCATCATTAAGTCTCCTAGTGCTAATGTTATCTCCATCCTGAATAAACTTTCTGGTGATCCAAACAACACAGTCTTCATTGTTAGTGGAAGAGGGAGGGAAAGCCTAACCAAGTGGTTTTCTCCTTGTAGAAAACTAGGACTTGCAGCAGAACATGGCTACTTTTTGAG ATGGGAACGAGAACAGAAATGGGAAGTATGCAGTCAGACCTCTGATTTTGGTTGGATGCAGCTTGCTGAACCTGTGATGCAGTCCTATACAGATTCTACAGATGGTTCTTGCatagaaagaaaggaaagtgctATAGTGTGGCAGTATCGTGATGCGGATTCTGGATTTGGGTTTTCTCAGGCAAAGGAGATGCTTGATCATCTGGAGAGTGTTTTAGCAAATGAACCGGTTGCCGTGAAAAGTGGTCAGCACATTGTGGAAGTGAAGCCTCAG GGTGTCACCAAAGGTTTAGTTGCAGAAAAAGTCTTTACATCTTTAGCGGAGAAAGGAAAACAGGCAGATTTTGTGCTTTGCATTGGTGATGATAGATCAGATGAAGATATGTTTGAAATCATTGGTGATGCTTTTTCCagaaatattatttcatatgatACCAAGGTATTTGCTTGCACAGTTGGACAAAAACCTAGCAAAGCGAAGTATTACTTGGATGACACATCCGAGGTGGTGCTTATGCTAGACTCCCTTGCTGATGCCACTGATACTCCAGTGACTTCCGATGATGAACCTGAGAACTCTGACTGA